The Treponema sp. Marseille-Q3903 genomic interval AAGAAGTTTTACAGCCAAATTCAATTGTCTCTATCGTCTCTATAAAAAATCTCGAAAAAAAATATGTCACAGACAGCGAAGAACTCACTGTTTTGCACGACTTGAACCTTGAGGTGGAAAAAGGCTCTAAAGTTGTGATTGTAGGAGAGAGCGGTTGCGGTAAAAGCACATTGCTGAATATAATAGGCGGAATTGATAAATTGACAGGTGGAACTGTCGTCGCAACATCTGAAAATAAACAGCGTTGGGAAGTCAGCCTGCTTTCTGAAAAAGAGCTTTCTCAATACCGTTCAAAATTTACAGGATTTATCTTCCAATTTCATCATCTTCTTAAAGATTTTACAGCGCTCGAAAATGTATATATGCCAGCCCTTATCGCAGG includes:
- a CDS encoding ABC transporter ATP-binding protein, with amino-acid sequence MNNQEVLQPNSIVSIVSIKNLEKKYVTDSEELTVLHDLNLEVEKGSKVVIVGESGCGKSTLLNIIGGIDKLTGGTVVATSENKQRWEVSLLSEKELSQYRSKFTGFIFQFHHLLKDFTALENVYMPALIAGVSKKSAIESAEQLLSDVGVFERRNHLPSQMSGGERQRVAAARALINNPELILADEPTGNLDPANAEKIGDLLFSVVEKYRKTLILVTHDLNLAAKGEKQYRIVDGRLQ